The genomic stretch AGGGTGGCGGCTTCCACGGCCTCAGCTTGCTTGCTCACCGGATACGGTTCGCCGGTGAGAGGAGCTTCCAGAGTGCGCAGGTCGGCGGCCTGCAGTAGTCGGGCGTCCGCCGCTACGGCGGCTCCTTCCTCCAGCACCAGCAGGTCGCCGGGGACCAGCTCCGCCGCCGGCACCGTCAGCTCCTGGCCGTCCCGCCGCACCCGGGCCGTGGGCACCTGCAGCTTGCGCAGGCCTTCCATGGCTTGCCGGGCGCCGAGCTCGGTGAAGAAGCCCAGGGCCACGTTGACCAGCAGCACCACGAAGATGGACACGCTCTCCACGATGTCCCCGGCCGCCAGGGCGAGGACGGCGGCGCCGAAGAGCAGGCCCACCACCAGGCTCTTGGTTTGGGCGACGAGAATCTTCCATGGGGAGATCGGTGGAGCGATGGCGAGGGTGTTGGGGCCCCAGCGCTGAAGGCGGCGAGCGGCTTCCTCGGCGCTCAGCCCGGCTTCCGACGATTCGAGCCGCTGCACGACCTCCGGGGCCGGCAGTGCGTGCCAGGGTTCCTGAGCTTCGACACCTGCTGGCTCCGCCGGCCGGCCGCGGTGGCGCCGAAGCCGGGGGTCGGGTTCTGGCCGGCCGAGGGGCTGGGGCTGGTTCTGGAGGGGCATCACACGCGGGGCGGTCCGGAGGTTGTGAAGAATCCGGAGCAGCCGCCCGCGGAATGGAGGAAGCCCTCACCGGTGCCTACGGTTGCTGCCGAAGGCGCCGACGAGGGCTGGCGGGGCGGATAGCGCGCCGGAGAGTCTTAGGAGATTCTATCCTCGGTTCCGGCGCGCGGCTGGAGGTCAGAAGGCGATGGGTTCAGAGCGTCTTGCGCAGCTTCTCGTAGCCTTCGCGCAGGGTCTTGCCGAGCTGCTTGACCTCGGTCCAGACTTGTTCTGCAACCTCTTCACCTTCGTCCTGCACAGTCTTGGCCTTGGCCTCGAAATGGGACCACTTGCCTTCCAGCTCGTTCCATTCGTCCCGAGCGTCCATGCTGGCCAGGTGCATCTTGAGCTTCAGCTCATCGCGCATCTGGGCGACCTTTTGGCGCGCGGTTTCCAGATCGGAGACCTTGTTCTTCATGGTGGCGGTGGTCATGGTTTAGCCCTCCTTCGAATCTATGGGGCTTGGCCTTTTGCCTTGGGGCACTGCCGGGCTTGTTCTTGCCGGATTGGCTTTCCCGGCGTCTCAGTGCCCCGCCCAACTTCAGAGTACGGCAGATGCCACGCTCCGTGCCACGACTCTCGGGGTAGGGGGCTCCGCTTTGCGGGGTGGGTTGAGGGGCCGCCCTTTCAGACGGCGGCGGGCAGCCCGCTGGTGGTTTGTCGGTTCCCCCGGGGATTCACTATCTTGATAGATGGAAGAAAAGAGTTGGGTTCGCGGGAAGGCAGTCTTCGCTGCCGGACTGCCGGTGGTCGGAAGCTCCTGCCCGTGGCCGGGAGGTAGATCATGACCCGAGCAATAGAATCCAAGGCGGAGTTGCGGCAGCGAATGGTCCGGGAGCAGATCGCCGCCCGCGGCGTGCGCGACCCCCGAGTTCTCGAGGCGATGGAGAGAGTGCCGCGGGAGCTCTTCCTGCGGGAAGGGCTGGAGGAATTTGCCTACCAGGACACTCCCCTGCCCATCGAGTCCGACCAGACCATTTCCCAACCCTTCATCGTCGCCTACATGGCCCAGTGCCTGGAGCTCGAGCCCGAAGATCGGGTGCTGGAGATCGGTACGGGTTCGGGCTATGCCGCCGCGGTGCTGGCAGAGATCGCCAGCGAGGTCTACACGGTGGAGCGCTACGCCAACCTGGCCGAAAGCGCCACCGAGCGGCTGTGGCGCCTGGGCTATCGCAACATCCATGTGCTGCACGGGGACGGCAGTCGGGGTTGGCCGGAGCACGCTCCCTACCAAGGCATCGTGGTCGCCGCCGGAGGGCCGGAAGTGCCCCGGTCTTTGCGCCAGCAGCTCGCCGTCGGCGGGCGGTTGGTGATCCCCGTGGGGCCGACACCGCGGGCTCAACAATTGGTCTGCGTGACCCGCCTCAGCGAAGATCACTACCGTGAGGAAGAGCTTCTGCCGGTAGGATTCGTGCCGCTGGTAGGGGCCGAGGGATGGGGAGAGGGCGGCGAGCGCCCCGCTCGCGAGGCGGCGGAGACTGCTCCGGCGGGGCCCGAGGCCATCCCCCTGCCGCAGCTGGTGGCGCGTCACGGAGAGCCCTTCGGCGAGATCGCCGAAGCCGATCTGGACGCGTTGCTCGAGCGCATCGGCGATGCCCGGCTGGTGCTGCTGGGGGAGGCCAGCCACGGTACCAGCGAGTTCTACCGCCTGCGCGCCCGCATTACCCGCGAGCTGGTGGAGAAGAAGGGCTTCACCATCGTGGCGGCGGAGGCGGATTGGCCCGACGCCGCGCGCATTGATCACTACGTCCGCGACCTGGAACATTCGCCGCCGGATTGGATCGCCTTCACCCGCTTCCCCACCTGGATGTGGCGCAACCACGAATTCCGGGAGCTGGTGGATTGGCTGCGGCAGCACAACGCCGAGGTTCCCCGGGAGCGGCGGGTGGGCTTTTACGGCCTGGACCTCTATAGCCTGCACACTTCCATTGGAGCGGTGCTGGGGTATCTGGACGAAGTGGATCCGGAGGTCGCCGCCATCGCCCGTCGGCGCTACGGCTGCCTGACGCCCTGGGAGTCGGATCCGTCGACCTATGGCTACGCGACCTTGACCCACAGCTACCGCTCCTGCGAGCAGGAGGTGGTGACCATGCTCCAAACGCTTCTGGGGCAGCGCCTGCGCTACATCCCGGAGGACGGCGAGCGCTACCTCGATGCGGTGCAGAATGCGCACCTCATCGCCAACGCCGAGCGCTACTACCGGATCATGTACTACGGCGGGCCGAAGTCCTGGAATTTGCGGGACAGCCACATGATGGAAACCCTGGAGCGCGTCCTGGAAGCTCGCGGGCCGGATGCGAAGGCGGTGGTCTGGGCCCACAATTCGCACCTGGGCGACGCCCGGGCGACGGAGATGGGAGTGCGCGGCGAGCACAACCTCGGGCAACTCTGCCGGCAGCGCTTCGGTGCCGAGGTCTACAACGTTGGCTTCGGCACCCACCAGGGGACGGTGGCGGCGGCCAGTGACTGGGGAGGCGAATTGGAGATCAAGCAGGTGCAGCCGTCCCTGGAGCGCAGCTACGAACGGCTGTGCCACGACTCCGGCGTCCCCCGCTTCCTGCTCCCCCTGCGGCCCGAGGGAGAGCTGCGCCGGCGGCTGATGGAGCCTCTCCTGGAACGCGCCATCGGCGTCATCTACCGGCCGGAGACCGAGCTGGCAAGCCACTACTTCGCCGCTCACCTGCCGCGCCAGTTCGACGAATACGTCTGGTTCGACGAGACCCAAGCCCTCCGCCCGCTGGAAAGCCACGAGGTGGCGGGCCTGCCGGACACCTACCCCTTCGGTCTCTAAGAAAAGGGGCTCCCCCCAGCCGGGAGGAGCCCCTTCGAGACTTCCGCGAAGAGCGGAGCCTTACTTGCAGGTCTTGCGGCCCGACGGGCCCTTGCACTTCAGCGAGCAGCAGTCGTCGTCCACGCTGCAGGAGGCGCCCACGGGAGAGCAGGTGCCGCCACCGCAGTCGCTGTCGGCGCCGTCGATGAAGCCGTCGCAGTCGTTGTCGATGCCGTCATCACAGGTTGCCTCGGTGGGCTCCGTGATGGTGCAGCTGGAGCACTCCGGCGGCAGGGTGAAGGACTCGGTGACGGTGACGCTGCCACCGCCGAAGGGACCGCCGCCGCCGCTCACCGTGGCCGCAGCTCCATCACCAATACCGCTCGCAGCGAAGGATTCCCAGATCAGGCATTCGTCGCCGCTGCCGCTGGCGGCCTGCAGGATGCCGTCGCGCATGTCTTCCATGGCCGGGCCGGAAGGCGTGAAGTTCATGCCGCCGACCACGTAATCCCACAGGGTGTCGATGCTGCGGCCGTTGTTCTGGAAGTTCTCGATCATCCGCCAGCAGGCGGAGGCGTAGATCTCGCCATCGAAGTGCACCGAGCCGCCGTCGAAGTCGCCATAAGTGCGGCTGTAGCTGTCGTAGGGCTCGGAACGGATGCCGTTGGGGTTGTTGTAGGAGTACTCGCCGACCACCGGGTTGAGGTTGGTGAGCAGCGAGCAGCAATCGCTCATGCCCTCACCGATGGCGCCGGACATGGGACCGCTCATGTTGCCGATCATGCGCCAGGTCAGACCATGGCAGTACTCGTGCCAGACGATGTCCGAGTCCAGGTCGCCGTCGCGGTTGGGGCTCGAGAAGGTCCAAAGGTACATCTGCATGCGGCCCGGAGAGCCGTCAGACGGGGTGGAGAAGTTGGCGTTGTTGGTGCCGCCGCCGTCTTGAGCCTCGGCGTTGACGGCATCGCCGCCGCTGCCGCCGTTGCCGAAGTTGTCGTTCTGGAAGTTGCCCACGCCCTCGACGAAGCCGTGGCTGTAGAGCTTGTCGTGGATGACGTTGTTGAGGAAGAAGAGGTTCTGCACCGCCACCGCCTTGTTGGTGTTGGTGGAGGGGCTCTGGCTGAGGTTGGCGGAGGTCAGGAAGTTGCCGTCCGTGACCGCGCTACCGCCCGCATCCGGGGAACCGCTGTTGTTGGTGTCGAGGTAGGCGTGAACGTTGTTGCCGGAGATGTTGACGGTGGTCTGGCTGCCGGAGAGCCAGCCGTTGGGCGACTCGGTGTTGCCGGCGCCGGGGCCGGACATCACGGTCTGGCTGCTGTTGCCCGGGTGATCCGGAAAGACGTTGTAGGAGTCGGTGTTGGTGCGCAGCTCCGAGCCTACGACCCGGCCCTGGCCGTTGACCAGGGTGTGGTGCAGGAGATTGTCCGCGTTGGACCAGGTCTCCACCAGGAAGCCCTCGACCATGCGGTCGTTGGTCATGGGCACGGCCACCCGGGTGACCTTCGGCGAGCTGAAGAAGTAGTCGCCGCCGGAGAAGACGATGGTGTTGCCGAAGCTCTCGGTCTCGGCGAGCTTGCTCTCGAAGGCGGGGTGGTGTTCCGCCAGGGCCGAGTTGAGGGCATCCTGAGCGGTGATGCGGGCGGGCTGTACGCCCTCCACAGGCGGCGCCACCAAGTTCTCGATCAGGTGTACCAGCTCACCCTGGGCCCCTACCGTGGCCTTGAAGTAGCTGCCGAAGACCTCCAGGCCGCCGTAGTGCTGGACGCCCCGCAGGTGGGTGAGGCCGGACTTCTCGGCCCGGGCCTCGCTGGCCACCACGAGGGTGCTGACGGTGGTGTCTTCGTGCAGGGCGGAGCGCAGGAAGTCGGCGACCACCGTTGCGGCAGCGGCCTGAGACGGCGCGGTGAGGGACTCACCGGGGGCCGAGCGGTAGACGCGGGGGTGGTCCACCCGCACATCGCCAGCGCTGCTGCTGAGTGGGCCCGCGGCCACCGGCAGGGCGACGAGGGCAATGGCTAGAAAAGAAAGAGTCCGTCGAATCATGGTCGATCCTCC from Acidobacteriota bacterium encodes the following:
- a CDS encoding protein-L-isoaspartate(D-aspartate) O-methyltransferase, with the protein product MTRAIESKAELRQRMVREQIAARGVRDPRVLEAMERVPRELFLREGLEEFAYQDTPLPIESDQTISQPFIVAYMAQCLELEPEDRVLEIGTGSGYAAAVLAEIASEVYTVERYANLAESATERLWRLGYRNIHVLHGDGSRGWPEHAPYQGIVVAAGGPEVPRSLRQQLAVGGRLVIPVGPTPRAQQLVCVTRLSEDHYREEELLPVGFVPLVGAEGWGEGGERPAREAAETAPAGPEAIPLPQLVARHGEPFGEIAEADLDALLERIGDARLVLLGEASHGTSEFYRLRARITRELVEKKGFTIVAAEADWPDAARIDHYVRDLEHSPPDWIAFTRFPTWMWRNHEFRELVDWLRQHNAEVPRERRVGFYGLDLYSLHTSIGAVLGYLDEVDPEVAAIARRRYGCLTPWESDPSTYGYATLTHSYRSCEQEVVTMLQTLLGQRLRYIPEDGERYLDAVQNAHLIANAERYYRIMYYGGPKSWNLRDSHMMETLERVLEARGPDAKAVVWAHNSHLGDARATEMGVRGEHNLGQLCRQRFGAEVYNVGFGTHQGTVAAASDWGGELEIKQVQPSLERSYERLCHDSGVPRFLLPLRPEGELRRRLMEPLLERAIGVIYRPETELASHYFAAHLPRQFDEYVWFDETQALRPLESHEVAGLPDTYPFGL
- a CDS encoding M36 family metallopeptidase codes for the protein MIRRTLSFLAIALVALPVAAGPLSSSAGDVRVDHPRVYRSAPGESLTAPSQAAAATVVADFLRSALHEDTTVSTLVVASEARAEKSGLTHLRGVQHYGGLEVFGSYFKATVGAQGELVHLIENLVAPPVEGVQPARITAQDALNSALAEHHPAFESKLAETESFGNTIVFSGGDYFFSSPKVTRVAVPMTNDRMVEGFLVETWSNADNLLHHTLVNGQGRVVGSELRTNTDSYNVFPDHPGNSSQTVMSGPGAGNTESPNGWLSGSQTTVNISGNNVHAYLDTNNSGSPDAGGSAVTDGNFLTSANLSQSPSTNTNKAVAVQNLFFLNNVIHDKLYSHGFVEGVGNFQNDNFGNGGSGGDAVNAEAQDGGGTNNANFSTPSDGSPGRMQMYLWTFSSPNRDGDLDSDIVWHEYCHGLTWRMIGNMSGPMSGAIGEGMSDCCSLLTNLNPVVGEYSYNNPNGIRSEPYDSYSRTYGDFDGGSVHFDGEIYASACWRMIENFQNNGRSIDTLWDYVVGGMNFTPSGPAMEDMRDGILQAASGSGDECLIWESFAASGIGDGAAATVSGGGGPFGGGSVTVTESFTLPPECSSCTITEPTEATCDDGIDNDCDGFIDGADSDCGGGTCSPVGASCSVDDDCCSLKCKGPSGRKTCK